The region AATATATAAAATTGTTCAAAAAACGAACAAAGGTGTAGATAAAAATGGAAGAAAACGAATTATTAATACTAGAAATAATAGAAAACAATGCTTCAGTAACTCAAAGAGAAATATCTAAAAAGTCTGGGCTATCTTTGGGAATGGTGAACTTACTTCTAAAAAAATTTGTCAAAAAAGGACTTGTAAAGCTTGAAAGACTCGATGGAAAAAGCTTCAGATACATATTAACCCCTGAAGGATTTAAAGAAAAAAGTAAAAAGACAATTGACTATATAAAAAGATATTATAATAAAACGATGATTATTAAACAAAACATAGAAAGAGTAATACGAACCTATGGAAGAAATAGAACTTACGCTCTATTTGGAAATGATAAAGAGATGAAAGAGATAATCGAGGGCATATTAAAAGAGTTAAACGTTGATTATATAATTGAAAACAATCTACAAAACATAAACAATTCTCAAATAATCATATTTTGGGATATCGATGATAAAGAAAAATTGAATGAGTTTAATTGTGAGTTTTTGTTGGGGAATTATAATAATGAGTGGTAGAATTTTTATATTTTAGGTGGTTGATATAAGAATGAGAGTATTATTTATAACAAATCTATTTCCTTATCCTCAAAATCCAACAAGCGGTGTTTTTATAACTAACAGATTAAAAGCTTTAAGAAATTTAGAAGTCGATTTTGATGCGTATGGTTTAATTTCCCAAGATAGTTCCACTGTGAAACTAGCAAGAAAGGTTTTAGGGAAAAAAGGAATTAGTGTTAATGAGGCTTTTTATGAAGTGAACGGCATAAAATATAAATTTGCCTTTTTTAATAGGAACATTTACGATGTGTTTTCTGACAAAATATTGAAAAGGAACAAAGTATATTTTTATTCAGAAAATGCTGCTAATCAAATATTTAATAACAGTAAAGAATTTGATATAATTCATGCTCATGGGATGTATAATCTACCTGCTGGTTTAGTGGCAAAGTTAGTGTCAGAGAAATTAAAGGTGCCTTATGTTATTACATGTCACGGTAGCGATATAAACTTAGCAATGCCAAATAACAAAGAATTGTATAATAACGTATTAGAACAAGCAGGAAAAGTAATATTTGTAAGTAATGCTTTGCTAAATAAGGCAAAATCCTTAGGGTATTCAGGTAAAAACGCTGTTGTTATTCCAAATGGTATGGAACCAGAAACTTTTAAACCCTTAGATAAAGAAAAGATAAAAAGAGAATTAGGATTGAGTAAAAAAGTGGTTGGTTTTGTTGGAAATTTGGTATTTATTAAACGAGCTGATAAGTTCCCTGAGATATTTGAAAATATATCGAGTAATAAAGACGTAGAGTTCTTAGTTGTTGGAGACGGAGAATTGAGAGAAAACATTGAAAAAGAATGTCAAAAAAGGAATTTGAATGTAAAATTTGTTGGAAGAGTTTCTCAGGATAAGGTGCCATATTATATGAATGCAATGGATGTTATGATATTACCAAGTAAGAATGAAGGCTGGCCTTGTGTTGTATTAGAGGCTCAAGCTTGTGGAGTTCCTGTAGTTGGAAGTAGTAATGGTGGAATACCAGAGGCAATAGGAGATGGGGGAATAGTCATAGAAGAAGGAGAAGATTTTGAAAAAAGGTTTGCAGATGCTGTAGTTGAATTGCTTAAAAATCCTATTGAAAGAGATTATTTGAGAGAAAGAGCTTTGGGATTTTCATGGGAGAATATTGTGAAACAAGAAGTGGCAGTATATGAAGAGGTGTTGAAAAAATAAGAATTAAAGGAAGTGATTGAATGCCTGGGTTTTTAGGTGAGATAAGTAAAAACAAAACATATAAAAATTTTGGTATCTCGATAGAAGTGATTTGATTAATGGAGTAATCGAAAGCAAAAACTTTTATTTAGAAAGAAGAAATTAGCAATATTGTTGAAAAAATTACTCATAAAACATACATAAAAATTTTTGAATGAAACTCTGGAGGATAATAATGTCAAAAGAAAGAGAATTCATAAAATCTTTTTTTGAATTTTCAATAGGGCAATGGATTGCAGCCCTAATTTCTTTTATTACAACACCAATAACAACCTGGCTTATTATTCCTGAAGAATTTGGGAAAGCTTCTATGTTCACATTAGCCTTTAATTTACTTTTAAACGTTGCTCTTTTAGGGGCTGATCAAAGTTTTGTGCGGATGTTTTATGAAAAAGAAGAGGATAAAAGGAGAGATTTGCTCTGGAATGCTTTAATTCCAAGTTTGACATTAGGATTTGTGGTTTTTATTTTAATAGGGATATTTTGGAAGCAGCTTTCCTTTGTTCTTTTTGGTGATTATAGTCATTTTCTTCCCATTTTTTTATTGGGAATTACCATAATAATAGGAACGATAGAAAGGTTTGCAACTTTAGTTGTTAGAATGAAACAAAGAGGAATCGCATTCTCCACTTTAAGGGTTGTTAATGGATTATCAAACGCTGTTTTTACAATTTTATATGCTTTGCTTGTTTCAAGGACTTTTTATGCAGTTATTGTTGGATTGTTTTTTTCTCATGTGGCTTCTCTCTTGTTAGCTATCTTTCTTGAAAAAGATATGTGGGTTGGAAAGTTTAAAATTAATACAGGTTTAGTCAAAGAAATTATAAAGTACGGGCTTCCGTTTGTCCCAACATTTTTAATAACTTGGCTTTTTCAATCTTTTGATAAACTAGCCTTGAGAAATTATAGTGATTTTACTGAGATAGGATTATATTCAGCTGCTTTCAAGGTTGTTGCTATTATGAACTTAATTCAAACGGGTTTTACGACATTTTGGACACCCGTTTCTTATGAGAGCTATGAAAATGATCCTGAAAGTACAGGGCTTTTTGAAAAGGTTTCTTTGTTTATTTCAGCTTCAATGTTTGTTTTGGGGATGCTAATTATTGTTTTTAAGGATGTAATATTTTTACTTTTAGCAAAGTCTTATCGTTCTGCAGCGCAAATATCTCCATTTCTAATTTTAATGCCAATAATGTATACAACTTCAGAAGTATCGGTTGTGGGAATAAACTTTAAGAAAAAAACCTTTTGGCACATGTTAATAGCTGCAATATCAGCAGGTTGTAACATTGTTGGAAACGTATTGTTAGTTCCATTATATGGTGCAAAAGCTGCAGCGTTTACGACCGGAGTGTCTTATATAGTTTTCTTTTGTATGAGAACATTTATTTCAAAAAAGTTGTATCCAGTTAATTATCATTTAGGTAAATTCTTTTCTGCAACTGCAGTTTTTGTGATAGTAGCTTTTATAAACACATTTGTAGGGAATGTTGTCTGGCAAATATCATCCGCGTTAATTGGTTTGATATTAATTTTGTTAGTTTATAATAATGAGGTTAGATATGTATTTGATTTGGTTGTTGATGCATTAAAAAGAGTTAAGAATAAAGTGGTTAATAAGGCATAACAATTTGTTATGTTTTAATCTTTTAATAAATGGTATACATTTGTCATCTCGGATAAGGTTTTCTGAGGATTTTGATGAAAAAACAGGATAAAAAAAGAAAAGTAAAACTGTTATGTTTAAGTAATAGTCGTTGCTTTAAAGGATATTCATTTGGTTTTTTGGTTATAATTATGAGGTTTTTGATGAGTGTATAACTACGTATACCTTTTTAGAAGATTGTTGATTTTTATAAGGATGTTTGAGGTTTTAGTCCGTATCAATTCATAATTGTGGATCGTTTCTAGGAATTAAAATCCGGATTCGTGAATTTGTTGATAGATAAATTATTATTAAATTAATGTTTTATTTTTTGATTTCGTAAATTTATTATAATTCACATTGATTAATAGTTGTAGAGACGCTCTATATGAGCGTCTTTTTTTTAAAGATATTGATTTTGAAATCATGAGACGCCCATATAGGTTAAAAACATTTGAAACAAGGAGACGCGCATGTAGCACGTCTCTACAAAAATTCATAAAATTTTTTACTACAATAAAACCAGGAGACGCCCGTATAGGGCGTCTCTACAGTTGTTTAAAAGGGTGTTTGAGGAAATTGTTATGTTTTAATCTTTTGATAAATGGTATACATACGTCATCTTGGGGAAGATTTTTTGAGGATTTTGATGAAAAAACAGGATAAAAATCATAAGAGTAAAACTGTTATGTGTAAGTGATAATCGTTGTTTTAAAAGATATTTATTTAATTTTTGGTTATAATTATGAGGTTTTTGGTGAGTGTATAACTACGTATACCTTTTTAGAAAATTGTTGATTTTTATTAGGATGTTTGAGGTTTATAGCCAGTATCAATTCATAGTTGTGAATTGTTTACAGAAATTAAAATCTGGATTCGTGAATTTATTATAATTCACATTAATTGATAGTTGTAGAGACGCTCTATACGAGCGTCTTTTTTAAAGATATTGATTTTAAAACCAGGAGACGCCCATATAGGTCGTCTCTACAGTTGTTTGAATTGAGGTTTGAAGCAATATTAAACGTATTGATTTTTGGAATGTGTTTAAAACCAGGAGACGCCCATGTAGGTCGTCTCTACAAAAAGATAAATTCATAAAATGTTTTGTTATGATTAAACCATGAGACGTGCGTATAGCACGTCTCTATAAAAAAATCAATTCACATTTTTTGCTACGTTTGAACCTAGGAGATGCGCATGTAGCACGTCTCTACAGTCGATTAAATGATTGTTTGAACAAATTGTTATGTTTTAATCTTTTGATAAACGGTATACATACGTCATCTCGGATAAGGTTTTCTGAGGATTTTGATGAAAAAACGTGGTAAAAAATGGAAAAGTCAAACTGTTATGTTTAAGTGATAATCGTTGTTTTAAAGGATATTTATTTATTTTTTGGTTATAATTATGAGGTTTTTGATAGGTGTATAACTACGTATACCTTTTTAGAAGATTATTGGTTTTTGAAGGTAGACTGAGGTTTAAAACCTTCAAGAAACGGATTTTGAGTTTACTTTTTGGAAGAATGATTGCTAAGAATATCAGAGTTGGTTTTAATTATTGAAGTAATATAGAAATCGAACAATTTCTTAATTATCTCAATTTAAAGTAAAATATGTCTGTCTAATTAGTTGTTATCGGTTTTGAAAATAAAAGACAAAAATAATACAATTGAGCTGTCAATTGTTATATATTTCATTAATTATTTGCATTTTTGAATACACTGGTACTTCATCTCTTACTTTTTTCGAATTTCTAAAGTATTTATTGACCTTATTATAAGACGACCTTAAAGTAATTATAATCACTCTCAATTTTATTTATCATTTCCTCTGTGATTCACTCGTTGATTACGAAATTATAGAAAAAAAAGAAGTTTACAATCTTAGAGGTGACTTAATAGAAATAAATTCGTATGTAGCTAAGTGTAAAACATGTAATAGCGAACTATTTGAACCTTATTTAGAAAATGAGAATTTGAAACAACTTTATAGAAAGTATGCAAAGAAACATAATTTGGTTCTTCCTGAAGATATAAAAAGTATGAGAGAAAAGTATGATGTAAGTCAAACGTTATTTGCGATAATTCTAGGAATAGGAGAAGCAACAATTGAAAGATATGAAAGTGGTTCTCTTCCGTCCGAATCTATAAGTAATTTGATAAAAAATGAGTTTTCAACTTAAAAATTATGTTTAGACTGTATAGTTTACTATAGTTTGTGGTTGAAGTTGGAATTAGCTTACATAATTGGAAGTTTGTTAAATTTGCTGGAAATGCAATATATTTAAGATGAGGTGATTTTATATAGTGGTAAACATTTTATTTAGATAGGTTATCAATACTTTTTTTGGTGATGTTTTATTTTTTAGTTTTGAGTTAAAAAATCTAAAGAAAGGTAAATGGTTATTTTTTATTTTAGATACAATCGTAGAATTTTTATTATTGTATTTTGATGATAATATATTAATAAAATTTTTGATATGTTTATAGCTGGAATGTGTGAAAGAGATATTGCTGAAGAAATTAATAGATAATTGTTTATATGATTATGATAGTTGAAAATGCATTTATTTTTTCTTTTATATTAAGATTCAAGTTTGAAAGTATACCTAATGTTATTGCAAATAATTCTTATAAAAGATGGCTTGTTAAGAAATTTATAACTTTTATATTGCGTGCCAAAAGTTAACAGGAAATATCCTCTAAAAAGGAGAATTGTAATATGGCTCTTTATTACTTAAATTTGACTCCAAAAAGTGAAGGAAAAGGTCTTCATTATGAAATTCATAAAGAAGATTGTAAATGGCTTGAACAGGTAGAACATTTTGAGTTAATAGGGAATTTTTTTAATTGTAGAGGAGCTATAAATAAAGCAAAACTTGACCATCCAGATTGGAAAATAGATGGGTGTTTCTATTGTTGCAAGGATTGTCATAATTTGTAAGATTTAAATAAAAAAGAGGATATTTCCTGAACTAAATTTAATGCTTTTTTAGTTAAGGCATTAAGTCGTAGAAATTGACAAAATACTTTGAATATCTATGTCTTGCAGCTTCTATTGCTATTGAAACTGCTAAATGTGTCTTACTTACACCGCGTAATCACTCGTTATGGAGATTGGAGAAAAACATATGAAATGATAAAATAAGACAAAGAATGAGAATATGTAAAAGAAAAAAACTATTTTAGAACCAAGAAATAATGTGTTTCTCAATTTACTATTATACGAGGAGGCGTATTATGTTTAAACCTGATCAACCAATTCAGTCTTCAAAAGACGATATTTTAGGCAGAAGCTCATTTGCCAAATCTTTAGGTGATGCTGTTCTTAGTTATACAGAAAAAGAAAGTATTGTGGTCGGACTTTTTGGTGAATGGGGTTCAGGTAAAACCTCTATAATCAACATGATGTTGGAACATATTGAGAATGTTTCAAAAGAAAAGAATAATGAGAAACCTATCATTTTTAGATTCAATCCATGGAATTTTTCTGATCAAAATCAATTGATTTCACTATTTTTTACACAGATGTCAATAACTCTAGGAAGACAAGATTATTCTGAAAATATCAAAAAAACAGGGGAAAAATTAGAAACGTATTCTAAACTTTTCTCTCTATTAAAAATTATACCTGTTATAAATACTATCGCTGAACTATTGGAAAATAGTGGAGATGCACTAAAGAGCTTGGGTGATATTAAATCACATGATTTAGATTCTTTAAAAGAAGAGTTAAATGAGTTATTATCTAAACAGAAACAAAAAATTCTTATTATTATTGACGATATTGATAGATTGAACAATACAGAAATTAGGCAAATTTTTCAATTAGTCAAGTCACTGGGAGATTTTCCAAATACGATATATCTTCTTTCTTTTGATAAGGAAGTGGTTATAAAAGCTTTAGAAAAAGTACAGGAAGGTTCTGGAACTGTATATCTAGAAAAAGTTGTGCAGATTCCTTTTGAAATTCCAGCTATTTCTGAGCAAGATGTGAATCATTTATTACTGAAAGAGCTTAATGAATTGCTTAAGGATTTTCCTGAGAATAGGTTCGATGAAAAGCACTGGAACCATGTGTTCCATGGTGGATTTAAATATTTTTTTAGAAATATTAGAGATGTAACTCGGTATATTAACTCACTAAAGTTCAGTTTTGGGTTGGTGAAAGATGAAGTAAATTTTGTAGATTACCTAGCTATTACTGCAATCCAGGTTTTTATGCCAGAAGTATACTATGGGATAAGGGATAATAAGGAAGTTTTCATTGGAGTTCATAATCAATATTATAGACAAATTGATAATTATTATAGTCATTACTATCGTTCTATAAAAGATTTTGATAAAAAGATATGTGATGAAATTATAAAAAAGGGGATAGATTTTCAGAAGAAGTTTTAAGGGATTTTTTAATGATTTTATTTCCAAAACTTGAATATTTTTATTATGACACATCAAATTATACTAATACTTCATTAGATACTTGGAGAAGAGAATGCAGAATATGTAGTCCTGAGATGGTTGATGTATATTTTAAGCTTGCTCTTCCAAAAGGAAGTTTTTCTCAAAAAGAGATTTATGAAATACTAGAATTGGGAAATAATTCGGAATTATTTTCTAATAGACTTTTAAAATTGAAAGAAGAAGGGAGAATTATATTCTTCCTTGATAGATTAGAGGATTATACTGTTAAAGATATTCCTGAGGAAAACATAGAACCTATTATTTCTTCCTTAATGGATGTGGGCGATTTGATTATAAAGAAAGGTGGGCTTTTCTCTGGAACCGACTCTTCAATTTTTCGTATTGTTCATAAACTTCTTCATCGTTTTAAAGACCAAGAAATAAGGTTTAACATTATTAAACGAGCAATTGAGCATGCAAAAAGAAGTTTATATATAATTGTTTTCGAAGTTGGAGAGTTAGAGGGGGAGTGTGACAAACATGCTTCAAAAGAATCTTCCATAACTGATGGTAACTTAACTGTAAATTCAGAACAACTTGAAGAATTGAAAAATCTTGTTTGTAGAAAAATAGAAACTTGGGCTGATAATGGCGGCTTAGCAGAGCATTTACAGATGGACTATATTCTTTATTATTGGAAAGTATGGGGAGATATTGAAAAAGTAGATAGCTTTGTAAGAAATATGATCAAAGACGATATTGGGTTAATTAACTTCGTTTCTCGCTTTTTAAATCATAATATATTTTACTACCGAGAGGGAACAGATACGCGCTTGAAGATGAATCTAGAGATTATTAAAGAATTTGTAGATTTAGAAGAAATTGAACCAAGAATAAGAGAAATATATTCTTCAGATATTGAAAAGTTAGATGAGCAACAGAGAAAGGCTATAGAATTGCTTTTAGATACTTATGACGGGAAAATAAAAGAAAATTTTTAGATTCTTAAAGCAAACATAAGTGTTTGTAAGATAAGCTTTTTATGGGCTATAACTTCTATTATTTCTTACGATTACTATTTCTTTAGGATTGTACTTTAACAGGGATTTCTTGGTTCCAAATCTTTTGTATATAATCAAAATTGCTTTTTTTAGTATTTTTTGATTTCGTAAATTTATTATAAACTACGTTGATTTATAGTTGTAGAGACGCTCTATACGAGCGTCTATTTTTAAAGATATTGATTTTAAAACCATGAGACGTGCATGTAGCACGTCTCTACAGTTGTATATTCAAGGTTTTGACATTTTGTTGTTAGGTATATATTTAAAATTAGTTTTTTGTGTCATTTTTGTAATTTCGTAAATTTATTATAATTCACATTGATTGATAGTTGTAGAGACGCTCTATACGAGCGTCTAATTTTAAAGATGTTGATTTTGAAAACCTTGGAGACGCCCGTGTAGGGCGTCTCTACAAAAAGATAAATTTATAATTTTTGCTACGATTAAACCTTGGAGACGCGCATGTAGTAAGTCTCTACAGTCGATTAAATGATTGTTTGAACAATTTGTTATGTTTTATTCTTTTGATATATGGTATACATACGTCGTCTTAGGTAAGGTTTTTTGAGGATTTTGATGAAAAAACGTGGTAAAAAACATAAGAGTAAAACTGTTATGTTTGAGCGATAATCGTTATTTTAAAGGATATTTATTTATTTTTTAGTCAAAAATATGAGGTTTTTGGTGAGTGTATAACTACGTATACTTTTTTTGAAAGAATTGCTTTTTTGTAAGGTTGTTTGAGGTTTAAAACCCTTGTAAAATAGAAGATGTGAATGTGAGCATAAAAAAAGAGATAGAAGAAATAGATATCAATACATGTCAATAGCTTCTTTTGCCTTTCGTTTTATACAAGAAGAGTTATATTTCTTACAAGGTAATTTAATGCTTCATAATACTTAAATAGAAGGTTCAACCTCTTATCTTACTTTGTCTTCATCTGTGATGAAATTCCATATTAAGCACATATAAAATTTACAACCTTTAATACAAGATTTTAGGAATAATATAGTCAAAAAAAGAATAATATATTGAAAGAAGTTTTTGGGACATTTTACAATGAAAAATATTATTTAT is a window of Defluviitoga tunisiensis DNA encoding:
- a CDS encoding KAP family P-loop NTPase fold protein yields the protein MFKPDQPIQSSKDDILGRSSFAKSLGDAVLSYTEKESIVVGLFGEWGSGKTSIINMMLEHIENVSKEKNNEKPIIFRFNPWNFSDQNQLISLFFTQMSITLGRQDYSENIKKTGEKLETYSKLFSLLKIIPVINTIAELLENSGDALKSLGDIKSHDLDSLKEELNELLSKQKQKILIIIDDIDRLNNTEIRQIFQLVKSLGDFPNTIYLLSFDKEVVIKALEKVQEGSGTVYLEKVVQIPFEIPAISEQDVNHLLLKELNELLKDFPENRFDEKHWNHVFHGGFKYFFRNIRDVTRYINSLKFSFGLVKDEVNFVDYLAITAIQVFMPEVYYGIRDNKEVFIGVHNQYYRQIDNYYSHYYRSIKDFDKKICDEIIKKGIDFQKKF
- a CDS encoding winged helix-turn-helix transcriptional regulator, whose product is MEENELLILEIIENNASVTQREISKKSGLSLGMVNLLLKKFVKKGLVKLERLDGKSFRYILTPEGFKEKSKKTIDYIKRYYNKTMIIKQNIERVIRTYGRNRTYALFGNDKEMKEIIEGILKELNVDYIIENNLQNINNSQIIIFWDIDDKEKLNEFNCEFLLGNYNNEW
- a CDS encoding glycosyltransferase family 4 protein, with the protein product MRVLFITNLFPYPQNPTSGVFITNRLKALRNLEVDFDAYGLISQDSSTVKLARKVLGKKGISVNEAFYEVNGIKYKFAFFNRNIYDVFSDKILKRNKVYFYSENAANQIFNNSKEFDIIHAHGMYNLPAGLVAKLVSEKLKVPYVITCHGSDINLAMPNNKELYNNVLEQAGKVIFVSNALLNKAKSLGYSGKNAVVIPNGMEPETFKPLDKEKIKRELGLSKKVVGFVGNLVFIKRADKFPEIFENISSNKDVEFLVVGDGELRENIEKECQKRNLNVKFVGRVSQDKVPYYMNAMDVMILPSKNEGWPCVVLEAQACGVPVVGSSNGGIPEAIGDGGIVIEEGEDFEKRFADAVVELLKNPIERDYLRERALGFSWENIVKQEVAVYEEVLKK
- a CDS encoding lipopolysaccharide biosynthesis protein, with the protein product MSKEREFIKSFFEFSIGQWIAALISFITTPITTWLIIPEEFGKASMFTLAFNLLLNVALLGADQSFVRMFYEKEEDKRRDLLWNALIPSLTLGFVVFILIGIFWKQLSFVLFGDYSHFLPIFLLGITIIIGTIERFATLVVRMKQRGIAFSTLRVVNGLSNAVFTILYALLVSRTFYAVIVGLFFSHVASLLLAIFLEKDMWVGKFKINTGLVKEIIKYGLPFVPTFLITWLFQSFDKLALRNYSDFTEIGLYSAAFKVVAIMNLIQTGFTTFWTPVSYESYENDPESTGLFEKVSLFISASMFVLGMLIIVFKDVIFLLLAKSYRSAAQISPFLILMPIMYTTSEVSVVGINFKKKTFWHMLIAAISAGCNIVGNVLLVPLYGAKAAAFTTGVSYIVFFCMRTFISKKLYPVNYHLGKFFSATAVFVIVAFINTFVGNVVWQISSALIGLILILLVYNNEVRYVFDLVVDALKRVKNKVVNKA
- a CDS encoding type II TA system antitoxin MqsA family protein, which gives rise to MYHFLCDSLVDYEIIEKKEVYNLRGDLIEINSYVAKCKTCNSELFEPYLENENLKQLYRKYAKKHNLVLPEDIKSMREKYDVSQTLFAIILGIGEATIERYESGSLPSESISNLIKNEFST